Below is a window of Malus domestica chromosome 13, GDT2T_hap1 DNA.
CACTGCCATCTTTGCCGCGAACGAGAGAAGGTGGTACGGTTGACAGGGAGTTCTCCCCGGTCTCAGTGGCCTCCACTCTCCTCCTTGCCTTGGTTGGGTTCGATTTCATTGACCCTCCTCCCatttctctcctcctcctccttcttcttcttctatcaaaataatgaaattatggAATTGAACGGAACCCTACGCATTGCAAGCAAACGAATAATAATATATACACTTACGTAATGATGTTTGAGTTTGAAATTTGACGAAAACACAAGAGGGAAAATTGGTTGCCGCCTAAACCATTTTAGAATCCCCCGCCCGCCAGATTTATTTCTTTATCATCCATTATTCCTGTAACTTTCCCCAAATTTTGACGGTTTAGATTTAACGTCTCTTGTGCTCTCTAATTGGCCTGGGTTACCTCAGTCTGAGATCCATTAGTGGGCTTAGATCTTTTCTCGAACTCCCCTTTCTACTGGGCTCATCATTTGTCCCGCAGTTAAGCCTGACCGCCCAAACGGAGGATGAGTCCAAGGGGGCTGGCCTGGGCCTCTTGATTGACCAAGGTCTGGCCCAATGTTTAGTGTGTTAGTCTAGCTGTGGATCAGTGTCTTTCCTTGTACAGTTGTACACTTGTACTTGTCCAATCTCCAACCGAACTCTCTCGTACTCGTacgagggagaagaagaagaagtcgaCGACATGCCCCACTTATAAATCCAAGTCCGATtctgtttttgaaaaaaattattattcatCTCAATGAAATATACCATAGCGCCTTATTTCCTAGTCTTTTTAAAATTAGTCAAACAAATTGAGACGTTACAAGGATACAATACTAATTATTTACTCTTTTTCCCACCGTAAATGAATTAGTTTTATAAAGGGGTTTTTTCCATTAGTTATATTTATTAAtttccttcttttattttttatttttattttttaattttcggagGTGATACTCGCGTAATTCAAGATCTCTTCCATTGTCAATTGTTCCAAACCCAaccgtactctctctctctccgcctATCGTCTTCTCCCCTCGCCTGCACTGCAAACCCTATGAACTAGTGCTGGACAAGGCCAATGACAATCGGCCATTACAGCTTTGCAGGTACGATTTCTCCTTTTTCCTCTGCATTTTAATGGGTAAAGCTTTTAACTTGATGACGAATTGATCCAGTGGCGCTACCACCCACTGCATGTTTCATCTTTGCAATTCATCCTTTTCTTCTGGGTTTAACTTATATATTCTTGTTCGCTACCTTTCGACTCCCCCAAATTTGTTCCAGTCGTTCAATTTTTCAATGGTTTCTAgggagatttttttatttatttttaaaatctgGTGTGAATTTTGTAAGCAAAATCCTAGTTGGAGACGAGAGGGTCAAGTTAATCAGGTCTTTGCGAATTCTGATGATACGATTTCAAAGTTTTATGCTTTTGAGATTAGATTTACTAGCAACATCAGGTTTCACTAGAAAAGCTTTAGCCTTTTGATTTAGATTTACTAGCAACATCAGGGTTCATTAGTAAGCAAGCAGTCTACCACCAGGTTTCACTAGAAAGGCTTTAGCCTTTTGATTTAGATTTACTAGCAACATCAGGGTTCATTAGTAAGCAAGCAGTCTACCACCCCTTTTGATGAGTTCCTCCTGCTTGGAAACTTGAGGCCGAGATAATGCAGAAAATTttacacatatatattatgatggTCAATCAAATGATCAGTTAAAACTTATATCTGATTATCAAGGCAGTACTTTGGTATACCCATATGAAGTCAAGTGATAATGCAGCTTCCTCAGACCCTCACTGACATTGTGTCTATTAACACATGCTTTTGGTAATTGGTATACACGTGTTTGTAGGAGAGGATTCCTAAGGCTTTGCATGTGTATTACTTATGCTGTTAGCAAAGACCTGCTTCTGGGAATTGATACCAAAAGCTGTTGGATGAGTGCAGTCCTATGTAATGCAGGCTTATGAAGCTTcctttttgcctttttttttgtaCACTTCAAAATAATCTGCTCAACTTATTAATCTTCTGTTTTTTTAGGAAGGGGGGATGCACTTTTCTTAGATGTTTGGTCATGCGGATCATCTTTATGACTTCTTTGATTCAACTTGGAGATATTGCTCTTTTTTAAGTGGATGGATTGGCAGTTTAATCTCAAAAAACTGCACGGATGTGGTgagttattttaatttttagtaaaacCTGTTGCTTCTCTATTTATATTGCTGCACCAAGAGATTTAAAAGATACCTCGCAATTTCAGATTGGCTTACCTGCAAGGAACTCACTTTCTAAGTTGGTTAAAGAAAGGGAAACTCAATTCTCAACCTTCATGGCTCAAAGGGAATTTATAGATATTAGTTCATCGGATAGTGATTTAGAGATAGAAGAAAGGGAATATGGCAACAGCAGAGTTCTTCCAAGCTCGCTATCTGGACCTGGCTCAAATCCAAGGAGTAGAGGTTAgattgggttttgtattttaatgcccccccccccaccccccaaaaTGTTTAGAATAAGTtgtatatattattaattacaCGACAATCGGTGGAATTTGCAGATTATTCTGGGCAGTTTAGAAAGGTGCCTTCTCCTAGAAGAGCATATGCTTCTAATGGCAACTCTCCTAATGTTAATCAGCACACACAGGTGAAACAGAATTTTAATCCCAGTTCAAGTGATGATATAAGAACCTCAAATCGACATGCTGCTCGAGCACATAATGATAATGTGGAACGGCCTCAGAGTAATCATTCGCAAAGTTCTAATATTTCTCTTAAGGACTATGAGGCTCAGAAGAGGACCCTTCCACAATCTATGCAGCTATCGGGACCGAGTACTTACACAAGCAATGGCAAGGGCCTTATGAGAGACTATTCTAGTAGGGGCTATGACACCGAATTTAATAGGTCTGAAAGCAGTGGGAGTAGGGGCCAGCCTCCCTCTTTCATGCATGGAAAGTCATTTTCCGCTTCACAGTTTGCGAGTTCAAGTGACCCTGCATACCATTCTGGGACAGGTGACGAAAGGGTTGCTGGCAGTGATGAGAGACTGATATATCAAGCAGCATTAGAGGTACTTCCGCACTCAGTTCTAACATTCTTCCATTGCTATTGTTGGTGCAGTAAGCAGTTTATTCTTGATTTCTTTGTGAGGTTcagcaaaacaaaaattatcagGGATTGAATTTTTGCGAAGAGACCTTAACACGTTCAGAAACCCAAAAGGGGTGGCCAGCCACGTATATAGTGCAAAATGAAATTGTTCAGTAGTCTTATGGTAATAAAGAATTAATTTTTCAAGGTACGAATCTTTGGGGCCAAAACCAGTTTGAAAGGGAACATAAATGTGTCCCTTTCTCATGTTGTGCTAGTAATAAAAATTATCTGTAGTCGTCTTTCCTTCCATTTTCTCCTTGATGGTGCTACTATCAATTCATTTGGTTGCATTAGTTTTTTCTTTAACCCttgtttcatttcattttccaatcacttttttttttgtcaggcTCCACGTTCTTGCTTACTTAAACTCGTTATCTTGTAATTggatactattttttttaatctttatcATCAAGTTTAGCAGAGTTGTTGTAACAATACAGAGAGATGGTGGGTTTATGCTATTTCTTAAAGTTGTTGAGGAATTTATGGGTAAGACAGATCTCATAATTGTGAGGTCGAGGCCATAATAGTAGGTAACAGAAAGGTGATTGTACCAGGGTGTAGCAATTGAAAATCTGAACAGGATTGGTCCTAGATATGGTTGTCTTAGTTGCATAACAAGGAATCCACTTTAAAGGAAGTTTGGTTCTTGCAGGATCTCAATCAACCAAAAGTTGAAGCTACTTTACCTGATGGTCTTCTGTCGGTCCCTCTTCTACGACATCaggtttttctctctttttataaTAATTGGTTTCACCATTCTCTTGAATTCATCATTTTCATGAACTCAAGTAAGTTTACGCCCACAGAAAATTGCTCTGGCATGGATGCTTCAAAAGGAAACTAGAAGTCTGCATTGTCTGGGTGGAATCTTAGCAGATGATCAGGTTATTCAATAATAATCGTCTGACCTCTAAATCTAAGCTTAATCCTTTCTACTTGACTAAAGGTTTCATATATATGCCCTATTTAGATTCATAATGCTTTTGTCTTACAGGGCCTTGGTAAGACCATTTCAATGATTGCCCTTATACAAATGCAGAAGTATTTGGATTCAAAGTCAAAATCTAGAGATTTAGGCAATCAGAAAACTGAGGCTTTAAATTTGGATGACGATGAGGACAATCCCAACGGTGGTTTGGATAAATTGAATAAAACTGAGGCACCTGATCATCTTCGATCAACTCCAGAAGTTAGTACATCTTCACGATCAATCAGAAAGCAGAGGCCAGCAGCGGGTACATTGGTTGTGTGTCCAGCAAGTGTTCTTCGACAGTGGGCTAGGGAGCTGGATGAAAAGGTTGTAGAGGAAGCAAAGCTGCGTGTTATTATTTATCACGGAGGCAGCCGGACGAAGGTTCCTGAAGAACTGGCTAGCTATGATGTGGTTCTCACAACATATGCTATTGTAACCAATGAAGTCCCAAAACAACCTTTAGTTGATGATGATGAACCTGATGAGAAAATGGAGGAAACTTATGGAATACATTCTGATTTTTCAAGTAATAAGAAGAGAAAAAAGGCTTCGATTATTAATAAGAAGGGAAAGAGGGGCAAAAAGGGAATTGATAGTTCCTCTATTGATTGTGGTTCTGGGGCACTTGCAAAAGTGGGTTGGTTTAGGGTGATACTAGATGAAGCTCAGACGATTAAGAATCACAGAACTCAAGTGGCTAGAGCGTGTTGTAGCCTTCGAGCAAAAAGAAGGTGGTGTTTGTCTGGTACTCCTATACAAAATACAATTGATGACTTATACAGTTACTTCAGATTTCTTAGATATGACCCCTATGCTGTATATAAGTCATTTTACAGTACCATTAAGGTTCCAATATCAAGAAACTCAATCCAAGGTTACAAGAAGCTCCAGGCAGTTCTGAGGGCTATAATGTTGCGTCGAACAAAAGGTGAATATATTGTTCCGGTTATTTGATTTGCGTGATAGTTGgtagttgtttatatttgtgCACTTTCCCgtttcaaaaaaaatatttgtgcaCTTTTACTAATCCATTAGGTTTGATGCCTTACACATGAGGCTTTACTTTCTCATGTTGAACTAGGTAACCACTTTCTGCGAGTTTCAGAATTCCATGTTGAGAAAGGGAATATTTTCTGGTTGAGAAATAATGGCAAAAATAGTATGGTCTTAAGCCATGCTTTGTAATTTGTACTTGCTTAAAACACTGTCAGAAACTTGGAAGAACTCATTTCTCACATTTGCTCCTCATAAAAGAAGTGAAAATGTACACTGAAAGCATGAAGCAAAATctcttctttcatttttcaGTTGTTTCAGCTGTGTGCCCAATTACgttattgtattttgttgtttatttttgGATGAAATTATTCGCAACTAGTTATAATTTACTACTGTGCATTTCTGTTCAAGTTTATTTTGTGGTGTGGTTGTTGATCTGATAAATATATTCTACTTCTTTACATATTGTTTGGACAAACatgttattaaaaattgttTGTCACTGTGTATGTAGGTTAttaataggggtgtgatatccacacaccccattttacttctcacacacctttttaattttcggctgtcggatcagatgaattgaagatcaacagacaaaaattatcaagggtgtgtgagaagtaaaatggggtgtgtggatagcacatccctattAATAAAGTCTGTTATTGTTCCGATGCTGTGAACTAATGTGGTTGTTTTTTACACCTTGGACTAATTTTGACTTAAACTCATTGGTGCTTATCATAATTGGTTACTTTATGTAGGAACATTGATCGATGGGCAACCTATAATTGAATTACCACCAAAAACAATAAACTTGAGTAAAGTGGAGTTCTCGCCTGAGGAGCGGGCCTTTTATACCAAGCTAGAAGCCGATTCACGCACTAAGTTCAAGGTGCTTTCCCCTTCAATTTATTTATTCTACTTGAGACATCTGATATTTCTTGAGTAATCTGAGATGTAAGTGACAAATGCTGCTAGTGGATTTATTAATGGGAAAATAGATCAGTGCTGTTCTAATGGGCCCCGTACATGCTACTTTGTTGCATTTTTTGAGGTACTTTATATTTATTGCAACCTGGTCCAGGTTGAAATTTCATGCTATAATAAATATACAACCCGCAGTTTGTGGAAACCTGCAGTTTTGAGGAAGATTCGTTTGTGATCTCGTGAAGATTTAATTTGGGTTTATAGATATTCGTGTGCTGATTTGTATTGTGTCTTGCAGGCATATGCCGCTGCTGGCACAGTAAATCAAAATTATGCAAATATTCTTTTGATGCTTTTGCGCCTCCGGCAAGCTTGTGACCACCCTCAGCTTGTTAAAGCGTATGACTCAGACTGTGTTGGGAAAGATTCTGTGCAAATGGCAAGGCGA
It encodes the following:
- the LOC103451440 gene encoding helicase-like transcription factor CHR28 — protein: MFGHADHLYDFFDSTWRYCSFLSGWIGSLISKNCTDVIGLPARNSLSKLVKERETQFSTFMAQREFIDISSSDSDLEIEEREYGNSRVLPSSLSGPGSNPRSRDYSGQFRKVPSPRRAYASNGNSPNVNQHTQVKQNFNPSSSDDIRTSNRHAARAHNDNVERPQSNHSQSSNISLKDYEAQKRTLPQSMQLSGPSTYTSNGKGLMRDYSSRGYDTEFNRSESSGSRGQPPSFMHGKSFSASQFASSSDPAYHSGTGDERVAGSDERLIYQAALEDLNQPKVEATLPDGLLSVPLLRHQKIALAWMLQKETRSLHCLGGILADDQGLGKTISMIALIQMQKYLDSKSKSRDLGNQKTEALNLDDDEDNPNGGLDKLNKTEAPDHLRSTPEVSTSSRSIRKQRPAAGTLVVCPASVLRQWARELDEKVVEEAKLRVIIYHGGSRTKVPEELASYDVVLTTYAIVTNEVPKQPLVDDDEPDEKMEETYGIHSDFSSNKKRKKASIINKKGKRGKKGIDSSSIDCGSGALAKVGWFRVILDEAQTIKNHRTQVARACCSLRAKRRWCLSGTPIQNTIDDLYSYFRFLRYDPYAVYKSFYSTIKVPISRNSIQGYKKLQAVLRAIMLRRTKGTLIDGQPIIELPPKTINLSKVEFSPEERAFYTKLEADSRTKFKAYAAAGTVNQNYANILLMLLRLRQACDHPQLVKAYDSDCVGKDSVQMARRLPKDMISHLLHLLETSLAICRVCKDPPEDPVVTMCGHVFCYQCVSEYLTGDDNTCPAAECKEQVGSDVVFSKSTLISCFSNNLDGTRTNSELGEKSIVLQNEYSSSKVRAIIEILLSHLEHNCAGSNGDPAFGTEITDSRYSGVSSSPNSGPIKTIIFSQWTGMLDLVETSLNEYCIQYRRLDGTMSLASRDRGVKDFNTDPEITVMLMSLKAGNLGLNMVAACHVILLDLWWNPTTEDQAIDRAHRIGQTRPVTVTRLTIKDTVEDRILALQEEKRKMVASAFGEDHGGGSATRLTVEDLRYLFMV